From Asterias rubens chromosome 3, eAstRub1.3, whole genome shotgun sequence, the proteins below share one genomic window:
- the LOC117287963 gene encoding uncharacterized 16 kDa protein in middle repetitive insertion sequence WIS1-like, translating to MHHLNVLFGKPTTTIQIPRHIPSICHPTNTRSTSNPHLHLSPPTPLYLYVAHPSAHHPLPLGRVSSFVACHPQHYPTNSIMHHQPITTNGPTATPPPGPRSCHRTTTPIPPPPHPTSQPPPSSQPTPTTHCSPSLPGDHASEGSNNPPGNYSYLHRASQI from the coding sequence ATGCATCATCTTAACGTGCTTTTTGGCAAGCCCACCACCACCATCCAGATCCCAAGACACATCCCTAGCATATGCCATCCCACCAACACCCGAAGCACATCCAACCCCCACCTCCACCTCAGCCCACCCACACCTCTATACCTTTATGTAGCCCATCCATCAGCCCATCACCCACTACCTCTCGGGAGAGTTTCAAGCTTTGTGGCATGTCATCCACAACACTACCCAACCAACTCCATCATGCACCACCAGCCCATCACCACCAACGGGCCAACCGCCACACCACCACCCGGACCACGGTCATGTCACCGCACGACCACCCCCATCCCACCACCACCCCATCCCACCTCACAACCACCACCATCTTCCCAGCCCACCCCGACAACCCACTGTTCTCCCAGTCTCCCTGGTGATCACGCATCGGAAGGATCAAATAATCCTCCGGGAAACTACTCATATTTACACAGAGCCTCTCAAATCTAA